The following are from one region of the Aquipuribacter nitratireducens genome:
- a CDS encoding HNH endonuclease signature motif containing protein, with translation MGDTGTVTLTDDVRRLRAEVATLSQRLAADTAWRSTDADVLAAVVELAALRGAVDALHLRLVREVDTRGTAEASPVATTPEGFLRTSCLLTATQARRDVAAARATAPGKPLERLGDALAEGSCSRAHVDSAVRCVDRIPRHLLARRGAGDVIADYLLTAAVGASPKDMDRAATDLLQTLAPDPADRFDPAAHERRFFDLSTDATGMVVGRFAVDAVTGAELRATLERWSGPVSGGEAAAGSSGEVARDRRSATERRADAFAFAIRTAAGVAVPRRSERPRVVVHVTPEQLAATGSAADGLPWLESGGPVPTWAARRLSCDAVLQRVVVSSELGPLSVGREERLANRAQRVALAARDGGCVIPGCGATPDVCDAHHVIHWVDGGPTDVDNMCLVCPGHHTAVHAGTWGVGIDPVTQLVTVTPPPWIDAARRPRPAWRQKARTTWAQFQQDLYRPAEPPEPPEPPEPPEPPAPPGLTEPTEPPGRTGDRLDAFDAALARGEADRRGPPS, from the coding sequence ATGGGGGACACGGGCACGGTGACGCTGACGGACGACGTCCGCCGGCTGCGCGCGGAGGTGGCGACGCTGTCGCAGCGGCTCGCCGCCGACACAGCGTGGCGCAGCACCGACGCCGACGTCCTGGCCGCCGTCGTGGAGCTCGCGGCCCTGCGAGGGGCCGTCGACGCGCTCCACCTCCGTCTCGTGCGCGAGGTCGACACGCGCGGGACGGCGGAGGCCTCACCGGTCGCGACCACCCCCGAGGGGTTCCTCCGTACGTCGTGCCTGCTCACGGCGACCCAGGCCCGCCGCGACGTCGCCGCGGCGCGCGCCACCGCTCCCGGCAAGCCGCTCGAGCGGCTCGGCGACGCCCTCGCCGAGGGCTCGTGCAGCCGGGCGCACGTCGACAGCGCCGTCCGCTGCGTCGACCGCATCCCCCGCCACCTGCTGGCGCGCCGGGGCGCGGGTGACGTCATCGCCGACTACCTGCTGACGGCGGCGGTCGGCGCGTCACCCAAGGACATGGACCGCGCCGCCACGGACCTGCTCCAGACCCTCGCGCCCGACCCGGCGGACCGCTTCGACCCCGCCGCCCACGAGCGGCGCTTCTTCGACCTCTCGACGGATGCCACGGGGATGGTGGTGGGTCGCTTCGCCGTCGACGCCGTCACGGGGGCCGAGCTCCGGGCGACGCTCGAGCGGTGGTCGGGACCGGTCTCCGGCGGTGAGGCGGCGGCGGGGTCGTCCGGTGAGGTGGCGCGTGACCGCCGGTCGGCGACCGAGCGCAGAGCCGACGCCTTCGCGTTCGCCATCCGGACCGCCGCTGGCGTCGCGGTGCCCCGTCGCTCCGAGCGGCCTCGGGTGGTCGTGCACGTCACCCCCGAGCAGCTCGCGGCGACGGGGTCGGCGGCCGACGGCCTGCCGTGGCTCGAGAGCGGCGGCCCCGTACCGACGTGGGCGGCCCGACGGTTGTCGTGCGACGCGGTGCTGCAGCGGGTCGTGGTGTCGTCCGAGCTCGGGCCGCTGTCGGTCGGGCGGGAGGAGCGGCTCGCGAACCGTGCCCAGCGGGTGGCGCTCGCCGCCCGCGACGGAGGATGCGTCATCCCCGGCTGCGGCGCGACGCCCGACGTCTGCGACGCCCACCACGTCATCCACTGGGTCGACGGCGGCCCGACGGACGTCGACAACATGTGCCTGGTGTGCCCGGGCCACCACACCGCCGTCCACGCCGGCACGTGGGGCGTCGGTATCGACCCGGTCACGCAGCTGGTGACCGTCACGCCGCCGCCGTGGATCGACGCAGCGCGCCGGCCGCGCCCGGCGTGGCGGCAGAAGGCCCGGACGACGTGGGCGCAGTTCCAGCAGGACCTGTACCGGCCGGCGGAGCCGCCGGAGCCGCCGGAGCCGCCGGAGCCGCCGGAGCCGCCAGCGCCGCCAGGGCTGACGGAGCCGACGGAGCCGCCGGGTCGGACCGGTGATCGTCTCGACGCGTTCGACGCCGCGCTCGCGCGCGGCGAGGCCGACCGGCGTGGCCCGCCGTCCTGA
- a CDS encoding VOC family protein, protein MRLVSTVLGTPDPRGLARFYQQLRGWPIGTDEPDWVTLRPPDGSTGLSFQLEDAHEPPVWPAGRGDQQMQLHLDIEVDDLDAAGRVAEAAGARLAAFQPQDDVRVWLDPAGHPFCFFV, encoded by the coding sequence GTGCGCCTCGTCTCCACGGTCCTCGGCACGCCGGACCCCCGCGGCCTCGCGCGCTTCTACCAGCAGCTGCGCGGGTGGCCGATCGGCACGGACGAGCCGGACTGGGTGACGCTGCGCCCGCCGGACGGCTCCACGGGTCTCTCGTTCCAGCTGGAGGACGCGCACGAGCCCCCGGTCTGGCCCGCGGGCCGGGGGGACCAGCAGATGCAGCTCCACCTCGACATCGAGGTCGACGACCTCGACGCCGCCGGACGCGTCGCCGAGGCGGCCGGCGCGCGGCTCGCTGCGTTCCAGCCCCAGGACGACGTGCGGGTGTGGCTCGACCCGGCCGGCCACCCCTTCTGCTTCTTCGTCTGA
- a CDS encoding amidohydrolase: MTVADDALALTDDLVRLRHRLHRHPEIGLELPRTQQTVLEAIQGLDLEITTGRGLSSITAVLRGGADVGRRGPSAAPAQRPVVLLRADMDALPVQEELDVPYRSEVDGVMHACGHDLHVTSLVGAAHLLAAQRDSLPGDVVLMFQPGEEGWDGAGHMIREGVLEAAGRRPDAAYALHVMSGLAPKGAVASRPGPLLSASDGLFVTLTGKGGHGSAPHRAADPVPAIGEIVLGAQAVAGRTVGPFETGLVTFGKVEAGTRRNIIPTTAYAEATIRTTDPAVRERLHAALVRYCEGVAAAHGLEAEVRLEPEYPVTVNDAAELEFARRTVAEVVGADRWLDMPDPIAGAEDFSRVLQAVPGVMVFLGACLDGRDWETAPDNHSPLAGFDDSVLPDGAALLAGLAERRLAQLAERH, encoded by the coding sequence ATGACCGTGGCCGACGACGCCCTCGCCCTGACCGACGACCTGGTCCGGCTCCGCCACCGGCTGCACCGCCACCCCGAGATCGGCCTCGAGCTCCCCCGCACCCAGCAGACCGTCCTCGAGGCCATCCAGGGTCTCGACCTCGAGATCACGACCGGTCGCGGCCTGTCGAGCATCACCGCCGTCCTCCGGGGCGGCGCCGACGTCGGCCGTCGCGGACCCTCCGCGGCCCCCGCGCAGCGGCCGGTGGTCCTGCTGCGCGCCGACATGGACGCCCTGCCTGTGCAGGAGGAGCTCGACGTCCCGTACCGCAGCGAGGTGGACGGCGTCATGCACGCCTGCGGGCACGACCTCCACGTGACGTCGCTCGTCGGTGCCGCGCACCTGCTCGCCGCCCAACGGGACTCCCTGCCCGGGGACGTGGTCCTCATGTTCCAGCCCGGCGAGGAGGGCTGGGACGGCGCGGGACACATGATCCGTGAGGGCGTGCTCGAGGCGGCCGGTCGCCGCCCGGACGCGGCGTACGCGCTCCACGTGATGTCCGGGCTGGCGCCGAAGGGCGCCGTCGCCTCGCGCCCGGGCCCGCTCCTGTCGGCGTCCGACGGCCTCTTCGTCACGCTCACGGGCAAGGGCGGCCACGGCTCCGCGCCGCACCGCGCCGCGGACCCCGTGCCGGCGATCGGCGAGATCGTGCTGGGGGCGCAGGCGGTCGCCGGACGCACCGTCGGGCCGTTCGAGACGGGTCTCGTGACGTTCGGCAAGGTCGAGGCCGGCACCCGGCGCAACATCATTCCCACCACCGCGTACGCGGAGGCGACGATCCGGACCACCGACCCGGCTGTCCGCGAGCGCCTCCACGCCGCCCTGGTCCGCTACTGCGAGGGTGTCGCCGCCGCCCACGGCCTCGAGGCCGAGGTCCGCCTCGAGCCGGAGTACCCGGTCACGGTGAACGACGCGGCCGAGCTCGAGTTCGCCCGCCGGACAGTCGCCGAGGTGGTCGGCGCCGACCGCTGGCTCGACATGCCGGACCCCATCGCGGGCGCGGAGGACTTCAGCCGGGTGCTCCAGGCCGTCCCCGGGGTCATGGTGTTCCTCGGCGCGTGCCTCGACGGGCGCGACTGGGAGACCGCACCGGACAACCACTCCCCCCTCGCGGGCTTCGACGACTCCGTGCTGCCCGACGGGGCGGCGCTGCTCGCCGGCCTCGCCGAGCGGCGGCTCGCGCAGCTCGCCGAACGGCACTAG
- a CDS encoding exodeoxyribonuclease III, whose translation MVVASLNVNGVRAAHRRGMPAWLEQRRPDVLLLQEVRADAETVAEHLGEGWHVVEAVCAQKGRSGVAVAARTPLRDPVTTLPGFADDGRWVEATVGEGDAAVRCVSVYVHSGEAGTERQVDKVRFLAAMSVRLGELRAREAAGGPPVVVAGDLNIGHTERDIRNWKGNRGKAGFLPEERAFLDSWYAGGWVDVSRRLHGDVDGPYSWWSWRGQAFDTDTGWRIDVHVATEALAARARFSEVDRAASYAERFSDHAPVVVGYDV comes from the coding sequence CTGGTCGTCGCGAGCCTCAACGTCAACGGAGTCCGGGCCGCGCACCGCCGCGGCATGCCCGCGTGGCTGGAGCAGCGCCGCCCCGACGTGCTCCTCCTGCAGGAGGTCCGCGCGGACGCCGAGACGGTCGCCGAGCACCTCGGCGAGGGCTGGCACGTCGTCGAGGCGGTCTGTGCCCAGAAGGGGCGCTCCGGCGTCGCCGTCGCCGCGCGGACGCCGCTGCGCGACCCCGTGACGACGCTGCCCGGGTTCGCCGACGACGGCCGCTGGGTCGAGGCGACCGTCGGGGAGGGCGACGCCGCGGTGCGGTGCGTCAGCGTCTACGTCCACTCCGGCGAGGCGGGCACCGAGCGGCAGGTCGACAAGGTCCGCTTCCTCGCGGCGATGAGCGTGCGACTCGGCGAGCTCCGGGCTCGGGAGGCCGCCGGCGGGCCGCCCGTCGTCGTGGCGGGCGACCTCAACATCGGGCACACCGAGCGGGACATCCGGAACTGGAAGGGCAACCGCGGGAAGGCGGGCTTCCTGCCAGAGGAGCGGGCGTTCCTCGACAGCTGGTACGCCGGCGGCTGGGTCGACGTGTCCCGCCGCCTCCACGGCGACGTCGACGGTCCGTACTCGTGGTGGTCGTGGCGGGGGCAGGCGTTCGACACCGACACCGGCTGGCGGATCGACGTCCACGTCGCCACGGAGGCGCTCGCCGCCCGCGCGCGCTTCAGCGAGGTCGACCGTGCCGCCTCGTACGCGGAGCGCTTCAGCGACCACGCCCCGGTCGTGGTCGGCTACGACGTCTGA
- a CDS encoding CysS/YqeB C-terminal domain-containing protein yields the protein MSRIVVMGSGETAPTMVKTHRSVLADTFPDGGPSGTALALDTTFGFQDNADELVERTLQYFEQSVGRRVGVARWRRADAPSGEAERTLADLEQARWLFAGPGSPTYALRQWRGTGVAAAMTDVVRRGGTLVVGSAAACTVGSHAVPVYEIYKAGEDLHWAEGLDVLGALAGVPAALVPHFDNAEGGTYDTRYCYLGAARLRAMEALLPDGVGVVGVDEHTALLLDLAAGTATVRGSGVVTLRYRDHEVALADGRTVETGWVGDVVAGRGPAEPGAAPPASTTSASASAPPTTSASTDTAGRPDDAAAPGSATSLRAAVDAERERFDAAMAASDVDAAVAAVHAVEQSMQDWLSDTLQSDDRDHARRVLRAMVVRLGELARTGARDPRDVVGGYVELLLSLRARARADKDFATSDHVRDGLADLGVEVRDTPDGAEWLLPASA from the coding sequence GTGAGCCGCATCGTCGTCATGGGGTCCGGCGAGACCGCGCCCACGATGGTGAAGACGCACCGGTCGGTGCTCGCCGACACGTTCCCCGACGGCGGGCCGAGCGGGACCGCGCTCGCCCTCGACACGACCTTCGGCTTCCAGGACAACGCCGACGAGCTCGTCGAGCGCACGCTGCAGTACTTCGAGCAGTCGGTCGGCCGCCGGGTCGGCGTGGCGCGCTGGCGCCGAGCGGACGCCCCCTCGGGTGAGGCGGAGCGCACGCTCGCGGACCTCGAGCAGGCGCGCTGGCTGTTCGCCGGTCCCGGCAGCCCGACGTACGCGCTGCGGCAGTGGCGCGGCACCGGCGTCGCGGCCGCGATGACGGACGTCGTCCGTCGCGGCGGCACCCTCGTCGTCGGCTCGGCCGCCGCGTGCACCGTGGGGTCGCACGCGGTACCGGTCTACGAGATCTACAAGGCCGGCGAGGACCTGCACTGGGCGGAGGGGCTCGACGTGCTCGGGGCGCTCGCCGGCGTCCCGGCCGCGCTCGTCCCGCACTTCGACAACGCCGAGGGCGGCACCTACGACACGCGCTACTGCTACCTCGGCGCCGCGCGGCTCCGGGCGATGGAGGCCCTGCTGCCGGACGGCGTCGGCGTGGTCGGTGTCGACGAGCACACCGCCCTCCTGCTCGACCTCGCCGCCGGGACGGCGACCGTCCGGGGCAGCGGCGTCGTCACGCTGCGGTACCGGGACCACGAGGTGGCGCTGGCGGACGGCCGGACCGTCGAGACGGGGTGGGTCGGGGACGTCGTGGCGGGACGGGGTCCCGCGGAGCCCGGGGCGGCTCCGCCCGCGTCGACGACGTCGGCCTCCGCCTCCGCACCCCCCACCACCTCCGCCTCGACGGACACCGCCGGCCGGCCGGACGACGCGGCCGCCCCCGGGTCCGCGACGTCGCTCCGCGCGGCCGTCGACGCGGAGCGGGAGCGCTTCGACGCCGCGATGGCGGCCTCCGACGTGGACGCCGCGGTCGCCGCCGTGCACGCGGTCGAGCAGTCGATGCAGGACTGGCTGAGCGACACCCTCCAGAGCGACGACCGCGACCACGCCCGCCGGGTGCTGCGGGCGATGGTGGTGCGGCTCGGCGAGCTCGCGCGGACCGGCGCCCGGGACCCGCGGGACGTTGTCGGCGGCTACGTCGAGCTGCTCCTGTCCCTGCGGGCGCGGGCCCGCGCGGACAAGGACTTCGCGACGAGCGACCACGTGCGGGACGGGCTCGCCGACCTCGGTGTCGAGGTGCGCGACACCCCGGACGGCGCCGAGTGGCTGCTGCCGGCGTCGGCGTGA
- a CDS encoding alpha/beta fold hydrolase, which translates to MSAEPTRPAGAAVPDVVPDVVALPGRDVHLAVRRTVPVGGPWALAVLVHGLASNARMWDACAAALARHGVASVAVDQREHGASATLPDAPRTAGTVDTPTAAGDVAALVGLLRSEHAFSGLPVVLAGQSWGGNVVLEAAARGVEGVAALALVDGGWLRFDGDEPFEQVWRRLAPPGWDGATWRDAEDRLATALADWGPHALPAVLANLTSEPPGDPDGRVRNVLPLASHERILRSMHAQDPRTLYPAVTVPVLLAPAGRQPSADRVAEAVAGLSHPLLRRYDDAHHDLHLQHPDRLAADLVDVLAAAGVRPPEHQEEPS; encoded by the coding sequence GTGAGCGCCGAACCGACCCGCCCGGCCGGCGCGGCCGTGCCCGACGTCGTGCCCGACGTCGTCGCCCTCCCCGGGCGCGACGTCCACCTCGCGGTGCGGCGCACCGTGCCCGTCGGCGGGCCGTGGGCGCTCGCCGTCCTGGTCCACGGCCTCGCCTCCAACGCCCGCATGTGGGACGCGTGCGCCGCGGCGCTCGCCCGGCACGGTGTCGCCTCGGTCGCCGTCGACCAGCGCGAGCACGGCGCGAGCGCGACGCTGCCCGACGCGCCCCGCACGGCGGGGACCGTCGACACCCCGACGGCGGCGGGCGACGTCGCCGCGCTCGTGGGGCTGCTGCGCTCCGAGCACGCCTTCTCCGGGCTGCCCGTCGTGCTCGCGGGGCAGTCGTGGGGCGGCAACGTCGTGCTCGAGGCGGCGGCGCGGGGGGTCGAGGGCGTCGCTGCCCTCGCGCTCGTCGACGGCGGCTGGCTCCGCTTCGACGGCGACGAGCCGTTCGAGCAGGTGTGGCGCCGGCTCGCACCGCCGGGCTGGGACGGCGCGACGTGGCGGGACGCCGAGGACCGGCTGGCCACCGCCTTGGCGGACTGGGGCCCGCACGCCCTGCCCGCGGTGCTCGCCAACCTCACGAGCGAGCCACCCGGCGACCCCGACGGCCGCGTCCGCAACGTGCTCCCGCTCGCGTCCCACGAGCGGATCCTCCGCTCGATGCACGCGCAGGACCCGCGCACGCTGTACCCGGCGGTGACCGTCCCCGTCCTGCTCGCACCCGCGGGCCGTCAGCCGTCCGCGGACCGCGTCGCCGAGGCCGTCGCGGGACTGTCGCACCCGCTCCTGCGGCGGTACGACGACGCCCACCACGACCTGCACCTGCAGCACCCCGACCGCCTCGCCGCCGACCTCGTCGACGTGCTCGCCGCGGCGGGCGTCCGACCACCGGAGCACCAGGAGGAGCCGTCGTGA
- a CDS encoding Gfo/Idh/MocA family protein, with product MRSDGSVGVGLLGAGGISRGALAPATHAATGAHLQAVAARDEARAAALGPTGRAYGSGSHDGAVAYRALLEDPEVDVVYVGLNNDAHLPWTLAALEAGKHVLCEKPLGLDEHEAARMHTAAAAAERLLVEAWWYRWHPRTQRAVELVRSGALGRVGRVEAEFSFDGDVTGAMAGNYRLDPARGGGALLDVGCYAVDACRWALGAGALEVVDAGGDVVGGVDVRAHGTLRPAGSPEPVAGQERTASVRCGIAGRDEQLVAVYGDEAALVLGSPSFTAKDAPCELHVRPLDDEGHLSAERTTETFDAVDPYRLMVEGVARAVRGERTWLPSAQDSIDIATAVSTLRARVVGSPTT from the coding sequence ATGAGGTCCGACGGGTCGGTCGGGGTCGGTCTGCTCGGTGCGGGTGGCATCTCCCGCGGGGCGCTCGCGCCGGCGACGCACGCGGCCACGGGCGCCCACCTGCAGGCCGTCGCGGCCCGGGACGAGGCGCGGGCGGCGGCGCTCGGACCGACCGGGCGGGCGTACGGGTCCGGGTCGCACGACGGCGCCGTGGCGTACCGGGCCCTGCTCGAGGACCCCGAGGTCGACGTCGTGTACGTCGGTCTGAACAACGACGCGCACCTGCCGTGGACCCTCGCCGCCCTGGAGGCGGGCAAGCACGTGCTGTGCGAGAAGCCCCTCGGCCTCGACGAGCACGAGGCCGCGCGCATGCACACCGCCGCCGCGGCCGCGGAGCGGCTCCTCGTCGAGGCGTGGTGGTACCGGTGGCACCCGCGCACGCAGCGCGCCGTCGAGCTCGTGCGCTCCGGGGCCCTCGGCAGGGTGGGCCGGGTCGAGGCGGAGTTCAGCTTCGACGGCGACGTCACCGGCGCCATGGCCGGCAACTACCGGCTCGACCCCGCCCGCGGCGGAGGGGCCCTGCTCGACGTCGGGTGCTACGCCGTCGACGCGTGCCGGTGGGCGCTGGGCGCGGGAGCACTCGAGGTCGTCGACGCGGGTGGGGACGTGGTCGGCGGGGTCGACGTGCGGGCGCACGGCACACTGCGTCCCGCAGGGTCGCCGGAGCCGGTCGCGGGCCAGGAGCGCACGGCGTCCGTCCGCTGCGGCATCGCAGGGCGCGACGAGCAGCTCGTCGCCGTGTACGGCGACGAGGCGGCCCTCGTCCTGGGCTCGCCCTCGTTCACGGCGAAGGACGCGCCGTGCGAGCTGCACGTGCGCCCGCTCGACGACGAGGGCCACCTCAGCGCGGAACGGACGACGGAGACCTTCGACGCGGTCGACCCCTACCGGCTCATGGTCGAGGGTGTCGCCCGGGCGGTGCGGGGCGAGCGCACGTGGCTGCCGTCCGCCCAGGACAGCATCGACATCGCGACCGCCGTGTCGACGCTCCGGGCACGCGTGGTCGGGTCGCCGACCACGTGA
- a CDS encoding Gfo/Idh/MocA family protein, producing the protein MRTPGRVRLRLHWYVDLGDAHLADAVADLRDGLSGAGVAETPDPAAADAVLVWTDRPGDPAVRDRLVASGRPLVLAGPTLGSDTGAVWQDLTGVVHGAPTPAHDVRVRAGRDAGALAARLVDHRHGTGAHLGEHVHVRDRVLTVDKLADDITVLLTAAVGLAVHPVAARRGRTLTWTLGTTPTGVASPPARRLLLLALHDLVERDTAPRSPVRAALLGYGAIGHEHSAAFREVTGLSLEAVCDRNPERLAAAAAVAPDVRTTDDPEAVLADPDVDLVVVSTPPDTHARWALAAVRAGKHVVVEKPFAIRTEEADAVLDAAADAEVLAVVYQNRRWDPDHLALSRAVRSGRLGEVFHVEAFVGGFGHPCNLWHSDADASGGAFYDWGAHVIDQLLDLFPAPVAHVSATTHKRRWFDVTNADHSRVLVRFEDGAEAEFTHSDLAAALKPRWYVLGTEGAVVGSWRTERIVSRNAVGTLEEDVLAPADSPPVLDLHAADGSVTRLATPGAPPHPFHRELADHLLLGLPMSVTGATSRRVLAVMEAASTSAAEDGRPVVPR; encoded by the coding sequence GTGAGGACGCCCGGGCGCGTGCGGCTGCGGCTGCACTGGTACGTCGACCTCGGTGACGCCCACCTCGCCGACGCCGTCGCCGACCTCCGCGACGGTCTCAGTGGCGCAGGCGTGGCGGAGACCCCCGACCCGGCGGCCGCGGACGCCGTCCTCGTGTGGACGGACCGTCCGGGCGACCCCGCCGTGCGGGACCGGCTCGTCGCGAGCGGGCGGCCCCTCGTGCTCGCCGGCCCCACGCTCGGCAGCGACACCGGCGCGGTGTGGCAGGACCTCACCGGCGTCGTCCACGGTGCCCCGACACCGGCCCACGACGTGCGGGTGCGCGCCGGCCGCGACGCCGGCGCCCTCGCCGCGCGGCTCGTCGACCACCGCCACGGCACGGGCGCGCACCTCGGTGAGCACGTCCACGTGCGCGACCGGGTCCTCACCGTCGACAAGCTCGCCGACGACATCACGGTCCTCCTCACCGCCGCCGTCGGTCTCGCGGTCCACCCCGTCGCCGCCCGCCGGGGGCGCACGCTCACGTGGACGCTCGGCACGACCCCGACCGGGGTCGCGTCGCCGCCCGCCCGCAGGCTGCTGCTGCTCGCGCTCCACGACCTCGTCGAGCGCGACACCGCCCCCCGCTCCCCCGTCCGTGCCGCGCTGCTCGGCTACGGCGCCATCGGGCACGAGCACTCCGCCGCCTTCCGCGAGGTGACGGGGCTGTCGCTGGAGGCGGTGTGCGACCGCAACCCCGAACGGCTCGCCGCCGCCGCCGCCGTCGCCCCGGACGTCCGCACGACGGACGACCCCGAGGCGGTGCTCGCCGACCCGGACGTCGACCTCGTCGTCGTGTCGACCCCCCCGGACACGCACGCCCGGTGGGCGCTGGCAGCGGTGCGGGCCGGCAAGCACGTCGTCGTGGAGAAGCCCTTCGCGATCCGCACCGAGGAGGCCGACGCCGTCCTCGACGCGGCGGCCGACGCCGAGGTGCTCGCCGTCGTCTACCAGAACCGCCGCTGGGACCCGGACCACCTCGCGCTGTCGCGGGCGGTCCGCTCCGGGCGACTCGGCGAGGTGTTCCACGTCGAGGCCTTCGTCGGGGGCTTCGGGCACCCGTGCAACCTCTGGCACTCCGACGCCGACGCCTCCGGGGGTGCCTTCTACGACTGGGGCGCCCACGTCATCGACCAGCTGCTCGACCTGTTCCCCGCGCCCGTCGCGCACGTGAGCGCGACGACGCACAAGCGCCGGTGGTTCGACGTGACGAACGCCGACCACTCCCGCGTGCTCGTGCGCTTCGAGGACGGCGCCGAGGCCGAGTTCACGCACTCCGACCTCGCCGCCGCGCTCAAGCCGCGCTGGTACGTCCTCGGCACCGAGGGGGCGGTCGTCGGCTCGTGGCGGACGGAGCGCATCGTGTCCCGCAACGCGGTCGGCACGCTGGAGGAGGACGTCCTCGCGCCTGCGGACTCCCCGCCCGTGCTCGACCTGCACGCCGCCGACGGGTCCGTCACGCGGCTCGCCACGCCGGGCGCCCCGCCGCACCCCTTCCACCGGGAGCTCGCCGACCACCTCCTCCTCGGGCTGCCGATGTCGGTGACCGGGGCGACGAGCCGGCGGGTCCTCGCGGTCATGGAGGCGGCCTCGACCTCCGCGGCGGAGGACGGTCGCCCGGTGGTGCCGAGGTGA
- a CDS encoding dihydrolipoyl dehydrogenase family protein: MPDQPESADSSDQPESTDQPDSTDTFDVVVLGVGSGGELLATEAARAGMSVAAVADGLVGGECPFLACVPSKALLLAAARARRAGLEGEALAAAWRDAVGLRDEAAEHRDDSGHADDVRESGATLVRGRGRVSASGEVTVATPDGGRRVVRWRRALVVGTGSRAVVPDLPGLAGAPVWTSDDALASPERPDRLLVLGGGAVGCELSQAYASFGTRVVLVETAPALLGGEDPWVGEAMAAHLRASGVDVRTGTTLASVETVDGVVRGRLQREDAPAETVDVDRVLVVTGRAPAGDDLGLETLGVQVEKGAVRVDDACRVLGGDGSPVDGVFAVGDVTGGPAYTHTANAHARVVLARLQGHDVRARDWAAPRAVYTDPPLFSVGLGESAARDAGHDVVACDQDLDGTARWFLEDLARPGDDGPAAPARLRLVVDRADGRLLGAAAVGAQADSWAGELALAIAARCDIGFLAGHVRAFPTWSEVVTPAAIAAAERTGRVPS; the protein is encoded by the coding sequence ATGCCGGACCAGCCCGAGAGCGCCGACAGCAGCGACCAGCCGGAGAGCACGGACCAGCCCGACAGCACGGACACGTTCGACGTCGTCGTCCTCGGCGTCGGCTCCGGGGGCGAGCTCCTCGCGACGGAGGCGGCCCGCGCGGGGATGAGCGTCGCGGCGGTCGCCGACGGTCTCGTCGGCGGTGAGTGCCCCTTCCTCGCGTGCGTGCCGAGCAAGGCGCTCCTGCTCGCCGCGGCCCGGGCGCGCCGTGCCGGGCTCGAGGGCGAGGCGCTGGCGGCGGCCTGGCGCGACGCCGTCGGGCTGCGCGACGAGGCGGCCGAGCACCGCGACGACTCCGGCCACGCCGACGACGTCCGGGAGTCGGGGGCGACGCTCGTCCGGGGCCGGGGCCGGGTGAGCGCCTCGGGCGAGGTGACGGTGGCGACGCCCGACGGCGGCCGGCGGGTCGTGCGGTGGCGGCGTGCCCTCGTCGTGGGGACCGGGTCCCGCGCCGTGGTCCCCGACCTGCCGGGCCTCGCCGGGGCCCCGGTGTGGACCTCCGACGACGCCCTGGCCTCCCCGGAGCGCCCGGACCGGCTCCTCGTCCTCGGCGGCGGGGCGGTGGGCTGCGAGCTGTCCCAGGCGTACGCGTCCTTCGGCACGCGCGTCGTGCTCGTCGAGACCGCCCCCGCCCTGCTCGGCGGCGAGGACCCGTGGGTCGGCGAGGCGATGGCCGCGCACCTGCGCGCGAGCGGGGTCGACGTGCGGACGGGCACGACGCTCGCGTCGGTGGAGACCGTCGACGGCGTGGTGCGCGGGCGGCTGCAGCGGGAGGACGCGCCGGCGGAGACCGTCGACGTGGACCGCGTCCTCGTCGTCACCGGCCGCGCCCCGGCCGGCGACGACCTCGGCCTCGAGACGCTGGGGGTGCAGGTGGAGAAGGGCGCCGTGCGCGTCGACGACGCGTGCCGTGTCCTCGGCGGTGACGGCTCCCCGGTCGACGGCGTCTTCGCGGTCGGGGACGTCACGGGCGGGCCGGCGTACACGCACACCGCGAACGCGCACGCACGGGTGGTCCTCGCGCGGCTGCAGGGGCACGACGTGCGGGCCCGCGACTGGGCGGCGCCCCGCGCGGTGTACACCGACCCCCCGCTGTTCTCGGTCGGTCTCGGGGAGTCGGCCGCCCGGGACGCCGGCCACGACGTCGTCGCGTGCGACCAGGACCTCGACGGCACCGCGCGGTGGTTCCTCGAGGACCTCGCCCGGCCCGGCGACGACGGGCCCGCGGCCCCCGCCCGCCTCCGGCTCGTCGTCGACCGGGCCGACGGGCGGCTGCTCGGGGCCGCCGCCGTCGGGGCGCAGGCGGACTCGTGGGCGGGCGAGCTCGCCCTCGCCATCGCCGCGCGGTGCGACATCGGGTTCCTCGCCGGGCACGTGCGGGCGTTCCCCACGTGGTCGGAGGTCGTCACGCCGGCCGCGATCGCGGCGGCCGAGCGGACCGGGCGGGTGCCGTCGTAG